Proteins from one Fragaria vesca subsp. vesca linkage group LG6, FraVesHawaii_1.0, whole genome shotgun sequence genomic window:
- the LOC101293915 gene encoding uncharacterized protein LOC101293915, which produces MKGTTPSQSAMKYPDEDNECEVKEGNGGVSVEGGFAVEGKVQSQCISLYKRDLTKRGEELTFEKNGVWRQEQKGRTARLEKQLRVRWELDEIIEEQVNRFHAHYNMDMVPNRLKDISQLLMPCWTPPDELASIGWLGDWRPSAILDLVRGLSASCFPISGSTEHLLLQLIHEIRIEEAILDEEMAEIQSKCILYLPFAPINIQSGGSALACVHSEFKKIERVITKAQQLRFKALELVLKKILNEFDAAEYLVAFEGIQDAIHQFAANQRIQKGPVAMPAKALGSA; this is translated from the exons ATGAAGGGGACGACGCCATCTCAGTCCGCCAT GAAATACCCAGATGAAGATAATGAATGTGAAGTGAAAGAAGGAAATGGGGGAGTGTCGGTTGAAGGTGGTTTTGCAGTAGAAGGAAAGGTTCAGTCTCAGTGCATCAGCCTCTACAAGCGAGACCTCACAAAACGAG GTGAAGAGCTCACTTTTGAGAAGAATGGCGTGTGGAGGCAAGAGCAGAAGGGCAGAACTGCAAGGCTGGAGAAACAGCTCAGGGTAAGGTGGGAACTTGATGAGATAATTGAAGAACAAGTGAACAGGTTTCATGCCCACTACAACATGGATATGGTCCCAAACCGCCTCAAGGACATTTCCCAACTTCTCATGCCCTGTTGGACTCCGCCTGATGAGCTTGCCTCCATTGGTTGGTTAGGTGATTGGCGCCCCTCTGCCATTTTGGACCTCGTGCGTGGCTTGTCTGCTTCCTGTTTCCCAATCTCTGGTAGCACGGAACACCTCTTATTGCAGCTCATTCATGAGATTCGGATTGAAGAGGCAATACTTGATGAGGAGATGGCCGAAATCCAGTCCAAGTGTATCCTATACCTTCCATTTGCTCCAATCAACATTCAATCAGGTGGATCTGCCTTGGCTTGTGTTCACTCCGAGTTCAAGAAGATTGAAAGAGTGATCACAAAAGCTCAACAACTCAG GTTCAAGGCACTGGAATTGGTGTTGAAGAAGATACTTAATGAATTTGACGCAGCAGAGTACTTGGTGGCATTTGAGGGTATACAAGATGCTATTCACCAGTTTGCAGCAAACCAGAGGATCCAAAAGGGTCCAGTTGCAATGCCTGCCAAGGCTTTGGGGTCTGCCTGA
- the LOC101293020 gene encoding mitogen-activated protein kinase kinase kinase 12-like has translation MEEQIAKAKPAISFEYQLFEGDPDHLTTVVSTLTPTSPWINPASLNFKYRIGRGPFGDVWLATHHQSADDYDEYHEVAVKMLQPLKEEDREKFMRKFEKLFFRFRRLCGVCWFHGISIIDGRICIAMKFYEGSIGDRVARMKGGKLQLFDVLRYGIELAKGISDVHSLGLLVLNLKPSNILVDEHGQVVLGDFGIPYLLLGASLSNPNMAFRLGTPNYMAPEQWEPEVRGPISLETDSWGFGCCFVEMLTGSQPWFGSSINEVYHSVVIKREKPPVPSGLPPVVENVINGCFEYDLRNRPSMEDIIRALESSQKDVQSDGEWLGLGSSTPAGKLSGGSCSAWHLVKDDLQVGDMVRSRKPVNARKRQALDVPEGIVTGLESNSGNALVKIPRVRRPVRVSVSTLERVTSGLTAGDWVQLKGELHKHSPVGILHSIQRDGSVAVGFIGLETLWRGKSSDIEIADAYYVGEFVRLKANVVSPRFEWPRKGGGGAWATGRISQVLPNGCLVVRFPGRLEFGDEARSFLADPYEVELVSFDTCPGLVEKYQHVEDFHWAVRPLAIAFSLFTAMKFSLFVGRNVSARVKGRKNSVQGQSGGNSAWLPPKVANLFKEGASTATAR, from the exons ATGGAGGAGCAAATTGCAAAAGCAAAGCCAGCGATTTCTTTCGAGTATCAGCTCTTTGAGGGAGACCCGGATCATCTTACAACTGTTGTATCTACACTCACTCCAACTAGTCCCTGGATCAATCCTGCCTCATTGAACTTTAAGTACCGGATTGGACGAGGCCCTTTTGGTGATGTCTGGTTAGCAACTCATCATCAGTCGGCGGATGATTACGATGAATATCATGAGGTTGCTGTTAAGATGTTGCAACCTTTGAAGGAGGAGGACAGAGAAAAGTTTATGCGCAAGTTCGAGAAGTTGTTTTTTAGGTTTCGTAGGCTGTGTGGTGTTTGTTGGTTTCATGGTATCTCGATTATTGATGGAAGG ATCTGCATCGCTATGAAATTTTATGAGGGGTCAATTGGTGATCGAGTTGCTAGGATGAAGGGTGGAAAACTTCAACTTTTTGATGTTTTAAG GTATGGGATTGAGTTGGCCAAAGGAATTTCAGACGTGCATTCACTAGGTCTCTTGGTGCTAAACCTGAAGCCGTCCAACATCCTTGTTGATGAACATGGCCAGGTGGTCCTTGGAGACTTTGGGATACCATATCTGCTTCTTGGGGCTTCGTTGTCTAATCCTAATATGGCTTTCAGACTTGGCACTCCAAACTACATGGCTCCAGAACAGTGGGAACCAGAAGTGAGGGGGCCTATATCTTTAGAAACAGATTCGTGGGGTTTTGGATGTTGCTTTGTCGAGATGTTGACTGGTAGTCAACCCTGGTTTGGGAGTTCAATTAATGAAGTATATCATTCAGTCGTGATCAAGCGAGAAAAGCCACCTGTTCCAAGTGGTTTACCTCCTGTAGTGGAGAATGTTATCAATGGTTGCTTTGAGTATGATCTCCGTAATCGGCCTTCTATGGAAGATATCATACGGGCATTGGAAAG CTCGCAAAAAGATGTTCAAAGCGATGGAGAATGGCTTGGTTTAGGGAGCAGCACACCTGCTGGAAAACTTAGTGGTGGCAGTTGTAGTGCATGGCATCTCGTAAAAGACGATCTCCAGGTTGGAGACATGGTTCGCTCAAGAAAGCCAGTAAACGCACGCAAGCGTCAAGCTCTTGATGTTCCTGAAGGAATTGTAACGGGCCTGGAAAGTAATTCTGGTAATGCCCTGGTGAAGATACCTCGAGTGCGCAGGCCTGTAAGAGTATCAGTGTCAACACTTGAGAGAGTAACATCTGGCTTAACAGCTGGTGATTGGGTGCAGTTAAAGGGTGAACTGCACAAGCACTCCCCGGTTGGAATTCTTCATTCTATACAACGTGATGGAAGTGTTGCTGTTGGTTTTATTGGGCTAGAGACTTTGTGGCGAGGGAAATCATCTGACATTGAAATAGCTGATGCATATTATGTAGGAGAGTTTGTGAGGCTGAAGGCCAATGTGGTTTCTCCCAGATTTGAGTGGCCTCGTAAGGGTGGAGGTGGGGCATGGGCAACTGGAAGGATCTCACAAGTCCTTCCAAATGGTTGTCTGGTTGTGAGATTCCCTGGAAGGTTGGAATTTGGAGATGAAGCTCGTAGCTTCTTGGCAGATCCATATGAAGTAGAACTAGTGTCCTTTGATACTTGTCCTGGACTGGTTGAAAAATATCAACATGTTGAGGATTTTCACTGGGCAGTAAGGCCACTTGCAATTGCATTTAGTCTCTTTACAGCCATGAAGTTCAGCTTGTTTGTTGGACGAAATGTAAGTGCAAGGGTGAAAGGTCGAAAAAACTCAGTACAGGGCCAGAGTGGTGGAAATTCAGCTTGGCTTCCTCCAAAGGTTGCTAATCTTTTCAAAGAAGGTGCTTCTACTGCTACTGCTAGGTAG
- the LOC101292723 gene encoding uncharacterized protein LOC101292723: MSAAVCGSKRSFFEELPPSPPLTKRLRCSSSTSPVRFSSPYLIDQLRSVFPHMDPQILERALEECGNDIDAAIKRLNELHIGYGDENAAPAAEPNDIVQKGILTDEEAAAASENTSAPSNLPADGAEWVELFVREMMSATSVDDARGRAAKVLEVLEKSISSRAGAEAAQNFQKENMLLKEQIEGLIRDNSVLKRAVSIQHERQKEYEGRNQEFQHLKQLVTQYQEQMRTLELNNYALTMHLKQAQQGNSIPGRFHPDVF, from the exons ATGTCTGCGGCAGTGTGCGGAAGCAAGAGGTCCTTCTTCGAAGAGCTTCCTCCGTCGCCTCCGCTCACTAAGAGACTCCGCTGCTCCTCTTCTACCTCCCCCGTCCGATTCTCTTCTCCTTATCTTATCGATCAACTCCGCTCCGTCTTCCCCCACATGGACCCTCAG ATTCTTGAGCGAGCATTGGAAGAGTGTGGTAATGATATTGATGCTGCTATCAAGAGACTGAATGAGCTTCACATTGGATATGGGGATGAAAATGCCGCCCCTGCTGCGGAGCCGAATGATATTGTACAGAAAG GGATATTAACGGATGAGGAAGCGGCTGCTGCTTCTGAGAATACATCAGCTCCAAGCAACCTTCCTGCAGATGGTGCGGAATGGGTTGAATTATTTGTCAGGGAAATGATGAGTGCCACTAGCGTGGATGATGCTAGGGGACGTGCTGCAAAAGTGCTAGAGGTTTTAGAGAAGTCCATCAGTTCACGTGCTGGTGCGGAAGCAGCCCAAAATTTTCAAAAG GAGAATATGCTACTGAAAGAACAAATTGAAGGACTGATAAGGGACAATTCTGTCCTCAAACGTGCTGTGTCTATTCAGCATGAACGTCAGAAAGAGTATGAGGGCAGAAACCAAGAATTTCAGCATCTGAAACAGTTAGTAACTCAATACCAGGAACAGATGAGGACACTTGAG CTCAACAACTATGCCTTGACAATGCATCTGAAGCAGGCACAACAAGGCAACTCCATTCCTGGACGTTTCCATCCTGATGTCTTCTAA
- the LOC101294786 gene encoding U-box domain-containing protein 35-like, translating into MGIRGQSAAEKSEKRVALAIDKDKGSQYAIKWVVDQFLTRGQALTLLHVTRTTNSAPNHTLPAAGGMVLISNVTNDSHTEEIFLPYRGFCSKKNIICNEVTIEDTDVPKALIKYVAANSTEILVLGSPSRSGIFKRFRTTDVPSTVLKGAPDFCTVYVVGKGKLLHVRTATCTPRLKPPPSNQMQQQPCKVSGLNHRQSRESERTRYHHPSKLDDFEIKSPFTRGKAAMNKSYQLSPETDISYVCSDKPNMDNMYPSLYDGLESGITTRYSNTSEWDNRSSTSSSYSGTKFIDMSSAHSESTSASTESGKLCHSQNVDEKMEAEMRKLRLELKQTMDMYNTACKEVVTAKQKDMELNQWKLEEKKRLEEAQLAEEVALALVQREKAKSKAAIEAAEAAQRIAELESQKRRNAELKALKEAEERKKASEGRVCDISYRKYTLEEIESATADFSKSCKIGEGGYGPVYRGELDHTPVAIKVLRPDAAQGQSQLLQEVKVLSFMRHPNMVLLLGACPEYGCLVYEYMANGSLEDRLFQRGNTPVIPWQLRFRMAAEICTGLLFLHQTKPEPLVHRDLKPANILLDNNYVSKISDVGLARLVPPSVVDSVTQYHMTSAAGTFCYIDPEYQQTGMLGIKSDVYSLGVLLIQLITAKSPMGLTCHVEKAIEEGTFTEMLDPAVPDWPVGETLEFAKLALQCAKMRRKDRPDLGKVVLPELIRLRAFSEDSINSAMLDGGKEHLSRQDLISKRQDVISDPNLPHSENDCSRSRSSTSSYNEGR; encoded by the exons ATGGGAATTAGAGGGCAATCAGCAGCAGAAAAGAGCGAAAAGAGAGTGGCACTGGCAATAGACAAGGACAAAGGAAGTCAATATGCTATCAAATGGGTTGTTGATCAATTTCTTACCAGAGGGCAAGCTCTTACATTGCTCCATGTTACACGCACAACAAATTCTGCTCCCAACCACA CCTTGCCTGCAGCTGGGGGTATGGTTTTGATCTCTAACGTGACAAATGACTCTCATACCGAAGAGATATTTCTTCCATACCGGGGTTTTTGTTCGAAAAAGAAT ATAATATGCAATGAAGTCACAATTGAGGATACAGATGTACCAAAAGCATTGATCAAATATGTCGCAGCAAATTCAACTGAGATTTTGGTACTTGGTTCACCATCAAGATCCGGCATTTTCAA AAGATTCAGAACCACAGATGTTCCCAGCACTGTGTTGAAAGGGGCTCCAGATTTTTGCACTGTGTATGTAGTTGGCAAAGGAAAGCTCTTGCATGTCCGAACAGCTACCTGTACACCACGACTAAAACCTCCCCCAAGTAATCAAATGCAGCAACAACCCTGCAAAGTTTCTGGATTAAATCACCGGCAGTCTAGAG AATCAGAGAGGACGCGTTATCACCACCCTAGCAAGCTAGATGACTTTGAAATCAA GTCACCATTCACAAGAGGAAAAGCAGCAATGAACAAATCATATCAGCTCTCACCAGAAACTGATATATCGTACGTCTGTAGTGACAAACCAAACATGGATAACATGTATCCTTCTTTATATGATGGTTTGGAATCAGGAATTACCACTCGGTATTCAAACACCTCAGAGTGGGACAACAGAAGCTCCACGTCATCATCTTACTCAGGAACAAAGTTTATCGACATGAGCTCAGCACACAGTGAATCTACCTCAGCCTCAACTGAAAGCGGAAAGTTATGTCACTCACAGAACGTC GATGAAAAAATGGAAGCTGAAATGAGGAAGCTCAGGCTAGAGCTCAAGCAAACAATGGACATGTACAATACCGCCTGCAAGGAGGTTGTCACCGCAAAACAGAAG GACATGGAACTTAACCAATGGAAATTGGAAGAAAAAAAGAGATTAGAAGAGGCACAACTAGCTGAGGAAGTTGCATTGGCACTAGTACAGAGAGAAAAAGCGAAAAGTAAGGCAGCCATTGAAGCAGCAGAAGCAGCTCAAAGGATTGCTGAATTGGAATCACAAAAAAGGAGAAATGCAGAACTCAAAGCCCTTAAAGAAGCTGAAGAGAGAAAGAAGGCATCAGAAGGCAGGGTCTGTGATATTAGTTATAGAAAATACACACTTGAGGAAATTGAATCAGCGACAGCTGATTTTTCAAAATCTTGCAAGATTGGAGAAGGTGGTTATGGTCCAGTTTACAGAGGGGAACTAGATCACACACCAGTAGCGATAAAAGTTCTACGTCCAGATGCAGCTCAAGGACAGTCACAGCTCCTGCAAGAG GTTAAAGTACTAAGCTTCATGCGACATCCGAACATGGTTCTCCTTCTTGGAGCCTGTCCAGAGTATGGTTGCCTGGTTTATGAGTACATGGCTAATGGTAGCTTAGAAGATCGTCTCTTCCAGCGAGGTAACACCCCAGTTATTCCTTGGCAACTAAGGTTCAGAATGGCTGCTGAAATTTGCACTGGACTTTTGTTTCTTCATCAAACAAAGCCAGAGCCCCTAGTACACCGTGACCTCAAACCCGCTAACATTTTGTTAGACAATAACTATGTGAGCAAGATTAGTGATGTAGGTTTGGCCAGACTTGTTCCTCCATCAGTAGTTGATTCGGTTACTCAGTATCACATGACATCAGCAGCTGGAACATTCTGTTATATTGATCCAGAGTATCAGCAAACTGGTATGCTGGGAATAAAATCAGATGTGTACTCACTTGGGGTGTTGCTTATACAACTAATCACGGCCAAGTCACCAATGGGTTTGACTTGTCATGTTGAGAAAGCTATTGAGGAAGGTACTTTCACTGAGATGCTTGACCCTGCTGTTCCTGACTGGCCAGTTGGGGAAACCTTAGAGTTTGCTAAGCTAGCTTTACAGTGTGCTAAAATGAGACGAAAAGACAGACCAGATCTTGGGAAAGTTGTTTTACCTGAGCTTATCAGATTGAGAGCATTCTCCGAAGATAGCATCAATTCTGCCATGCTTGATGGTGGTAAAGAACATTTATCAAGACAAGACCTGATTTCCAAAAGACAA GATGTGATCAGTGATCCCAATCTACCGCATTCTGAAAATGATTGCTCAAGAAGCCGTTCAAGCACATCATCTTATAATGAAGGAAGATGA
- the LOC101294495 gene encoding uncharacterized protein LOC101294495 has translation MRLLKLIERRRLSPLTRNDVVDDRRRSMAHSYKKLAPSPLLTLSVLKLDGSVFEIQVGRSATVAELKQAVEVVFSSSNSKVPWLLVWGHFCLCHVGKKLTNDRAHIRNFGIKDGDQIEFIRHMSISNMPFEKGSKKESAPYKQKLMLTYGSNDHETKEEHGSEDFDNNVSQEDDSGDHPNIDMEEGPMPEFKLPRFWKGWLSYSKVVGAWRF, from the exons ATGCGACTTTTGAAGCTGATAGAGCGGCGGCGTTTGTCTCCGCTGACGCGAAACGACGTCGTCGATGACCGGAGGAGGAGCATGGCTCACTCTTATAAGAAACTAGCGCCGTCGCCGCTGCTCACACTCTCCGTTCTGAAACTCGACGGCTCTGTTTTCG AGATTCAGGTTGGGAGGAGTGCGACTGTAGCAGAGCTGAAACAAGCAGTAGAGGTGGTGTTTTCTTCTTCGAACAGCAAGGTTCCATG GTTACTAGTTTGGGGGCATTTCTGCTTGTGCCATGTAGGGAAGAAGCTAACTAATGACAGAGCGCATATTCGGAATTTTGGGATCAAGGATGGTGATCAA ATTGAATTCATTAGGCATATGTCCATCAGCAACATGCCTTTCGAAAAAGGGTCTAAGAAGGAGAGTGCACCTTACAAACAGAAGTTAAT GTTGACATATGGATCAAATGATCATGAGACAAAAGAAGAGCATGGTTCAGAGGATTTTGACAATAATGTCAGTCAGGAGGATGACTCTGGGGATCATCCCAATATAGATATGGAGGAAGGTCCTATGCCTGAATTCAAGTTGCCTCGTTTCTGGAAAGGGTGGCTCTCATACTCCAAGGTTGTTGGAGCTTGGAGGTTTTAA